The following are encoded in a window of uncultured Pseudomonas sp. genomic DNA:
- the rlmM gene encoding 23S rRNA (cytidine(2498)-2'-O)-methyltransferase RlmM codes for MNTLLLHCRPGFENEVCAEVAEHAARLDVAGYAKAKPSTACAEFICTEEDGAERLMRGVRFNQLIFPRQWARGVFIDLPELDRISVLLSHLATFPVFGSLWLEVLDTNDGKELSNFCKKFEAPLRNALTKAGKLVEDERKPRLLLTFKSGREVFVGMAEINNSAQWPMGIPRLKFPREAPSRSTLKLEEAWHTFIPREQWDERLSGEMTGVDLGAAPGGWTYQLVKRGMLVTAIDNGPMAESLMDTGLVQHLMVDGFTWKPKQPVDWMVCDIVEKPARSAALLEAWIGEGHCREAVVNLKLPMKQRYAEVRRLLQRLEDGFAERKIKVSIACKQLYHDREEVTCHLRRLGK; via the coding sequence ATCAATACACTGCTACTGCACTGCCGCCCCGGTTTCGAGAATGAGGTGTGTGCGGAAGTCGCCGAGCATGCTGCGCGCCTGGATGTGGCCGGTTATGCCAAGGCCAAGCCGAGTACCGCCTGCGCGGAATTTATCTGCACTGAGGAAGACGGCGCCGAGCGCTTGATGCGTGGGGTTCGCTTCAATCAACTGATCTTCCCGCGGCAATGGGCGCGCGGGGTGTTTATCGACCTGCCGGAACTCGACCGCATCAGCGTGTTGCTCAGCCATCTGGCTACGTTCCCGGTGTTTGGCAGCCTGTGGCTGGAAGTGCTGGACACCAATGACGGCAAAGAGCTGTCGAATTTCTGCAAGAAGTTTGAAGCGCCGCTGCGCAATGCCCTGACTAAGGCCGGCAAGCTGGTCGAGGATGAGCGCAAACCGCGCTTGCTGCTGACCTTTAAAAGCGGCCGTGAAGTGTTTGTCGGCATGGCTGAAATCAACAATTCAGCGCAGTGGCCCATGGGCATTCCACGGCTGAAATTCCCCCGTGAAGCGCCCAGCCGTTCGACGCTCAAGCTGGAAGAGGCCTGGCATACCTTTATTCCCCGCGAACAATGGGATGAGCGGTTATCCGGTGAGATGACCGGTGTCGATCTGGGTGCGGCTCCCGGCGGCTGGACCTATCAGCTGGTCAAGCGTGGCATGCTGGTCACCGCGATCGACAACGGCCCTATGGCTGAAAGCCTGATGGATACCGGCCTGGTGCAGCATTTGATGGTTGACGGCTTTACCTGGAAGCCCAAGCAGCCGGTGGACTGGATGGTCTGCGATATCGTCGAAAAACCGGCGCGCAGTGCCGCGCTACTGGAAGCCTGGATCGGCGAAGGCCACTGCCGTGAAGCCGTGGTTAACCTGAAACTGCCGATGAAACAGCGCTACGCCGAAGTCCGCCGTTTGTTGCAGCGCCTGGAGGATGGCTTTGCCGAGCGCAAGATCAAGGTGTCGATTGCCTGCAAACAGCTCTACCACGACCGCGAGGAAGTGACCTGTCACTTGCGCCGGTTAGGTAAATAA
- the acnA gene encoding aconitate hydratase AcnA — MPSLDSLNSRRSLDVDGHSYHYFSLPEAAKTLGNIDQLPMSLKVLLENLLRWEDGKTVTGTDLQAVADWLKSRSSEREIQYRPARVLMQDFTGVPAVVDLAAMRDAMAKAGGDPQKINPLSPVDLVIDHSVMVDKFASHSAFEQNVAMEMQRNGERYAFLRWGQHAFDNFSVVPPGTGICHQVNLEYLGRTVWTKEENGHTFAFPDTLVGTDSHTTMINGLGVLGWGVGGIEAEAAMLGQPVSMLIPEVIGFKLSGKLKEGITATDLVLTVTQMLRSKGVVGKFVEFYGDGLAELPLADRATIANMAPEYGATCGFFPVDAITLGYLRLSGRPEQTVKLVEAYCKAQGLWREPGVEPLFTDSLELDMSSVEACLAGPKRPQDRVTLPNVKHAFDDFIALQFKPEPSAEARLVGEGGGGAAVGSAALVGETDYQHEGQTHRLKNGAVVIAAITSCTNTSNPSVMMAAGLLAKKALEKGLQRKPWVKSSLAPGSKVVTEYFNAAGLTQYLDALGFDLVGYGCTTCIGNSGPLLEPIEQAIQQSDLSVASVLSGNRNFEGRVHPLVKTNWLASPPLVVAYALAGNVRIDITREALGEDKNGQPVYLKDIWPSQAEIAEAILKVDTAMFHKEYAEVFAGDAEWQAIEIPQAATYVWQDDSTYIQHPPFFENIADAPPHIGDIHQARILALLGDSVTTDHISPAGNIKADSPAGRYLREQWVEPIDFNSYGSRRGNHHVMMRGTFANIRIRNEMLGGEEGGNTLHVPSGEQLSIYDAAMRYQDAGTPLVVIAGKEYGTGSSRDWAAKGTNLLGIKAVIAESFERIHRSNLVGMGVLPLQFKPGQSRTSLRLTGKETLTIAGLDGVELHPAMPLTLEIHREDHSRESVEVLCRIDTLNEVEYFKAGGILHYVLRQLIAAP; from the coding sequence ATGCCTTCTTTAGACAGCTTGAACAGCCGTCGCAGCCTCGACGTTGACGGCCACAGCTACCACTACTTTAGCCTGCCCGAAGCCGCCAAGACGCTGGGCAATATCGACCAATTGCCGATGTCGCTGAAAGTGCTGCTGGAGAATTTGCTGCGCTGGGAGGACGGTAAAACCGTCACCGGCACTGACCTGCAAGCCGTGGCCGACTGGCTCAAGAGCCGCAGCTCCGAACGCGAGATCCAATACCGCCCGGCGCGGGTACTGATGCAGGACTTCACCGGCGTACCGGCCGTGGTTGATCTGGCCGCCATGCGTGACGCCATGGCCAAGGCCGGCGGCGACCCGCAGAAAATCAATCCGCTGTCTCCGGTCGACTTGGTAATCGACCACTCGGTGATGGTCGACAAGTTCGCCAGCCACTCCGCATTCGAGCAGAACGTCGCCATGGAAATGCAGCGCAATGGCGAGCGCTATGCCTTTTTGCGCTGGGGCCAGCATGCCTTCGACAACTTCAGCGTGGTGCCACCGGGCACCGGCATCTGCCACCAGGTCAACCTGGAATACCTCGGCCGTACCGTATGGACCAAAGAAGAAAACGGGCACACCTTCGCCTTCCCCGACACCCTGGTCGGCACCGACTCGCACACCACCATGATCAACGGCCTGGGCGTGCTCGGTTGGGGCGTCGGCGGCATTGAGGCAGAAGCAGCGATGCTCGGCCAACCGGTGTCGATGCTGATTCCCGAGGTGATCGGCTTCAAACTCAGCGGAAAACTCAAAGAAGGCATCACCGCCACTGACCTGGTACTGACGGTCACCCAGATGCTGCGCAGCAAAGGCGTGGTCGGCAAGTTCGTCGAATTCTACGGCGACGGCCTGGCCGAGCTGCCGCTGGCGGATCGCGCCACCATCGCCAACATGGCCCCGGAATACGGCGCGACCTGCGGCTTCTTCCCAGTTGACGCGATCACCCTCGGCTATCTGCGTCTCTCCGGTCGCCCAGAGCAAACCGTGAAACTGGTCGAGGCCTACTGCAAGGCTCAGGGTTTGTGGCGTGAACCGGGAGTTGAGCCGCTGTTCACTGACAGTCTTGAACTCGACATGAGCAGCGTAGAAGCCTGCCTGGCCGGGCCGAAGCGCCCGCAAGACCGCGTCACCCTGCCTAACGTCAAGCATGCCTTCGACGACTTTATCGCTTTGCAATTCAAGCCCGAGCCCAGCGCCGAAGCACGCTTGGTCGGCGAAGGCGGTGGCGGCGCAGCGGTGGGCAGTGCAGCGTTGGTGGGGGAAACCGACTACCAACACGAGGGGCAAACCCATCGACTGAAGAACGGCGCGGTAGTGATAGCAGCTATCACCTCCTGCACCAACACCTCTAACCCCAGCGTGATGATGGCCGCCGGCTTGCTGGCGAAGAAAGCCTTGGAGAAAGGCCTGCAGCGCAAGCCCTGGGTGAAAAGCTCGCTGGCACCCGGCTCCAAAGTGGTCACCGAATACTTCAATGCCGCCGGTCTTACGCAGTACCTGGATGCGCTGGGCTTTGACTTGGTCGGCTACGGGTGCACCACCTGCATCGGCAACTCCGGGCCCTTGCTCGAGCCGATTGAACAGGCCATTCAACAGTCCGACCTCAGCGTCGCCTCGGTGTTGTCCGGCAACCGCAACTTCGAGGGCCGGGTGCACCCGCTGGTGAAAACCAACTGGCTGGCCTCACCGCCCTTGGTGGTGGCTTATGCCCTGGCCGGTAACGTACGCATCGATATCACCCGCGAAGCCTTGGGTGAAGATAAAAACGGCCAACCGGTTTACCTCAAGGACATCTGGCCAAGCCAGGCGGAAATCGCCGAGGCGATCCTCAAGGTCGACACCGCCATGTTCCACAAGGAATACGCTGAGGTATTTGCCGGGGATGCCGAATGGCAGGCCATCGAAATCCCCCAGGCTGCGACCTACGTCTGGCAGGACGACTCGACCTATATTCAGCATCCACCGTTCTTCGAGAACATCGCCGACGCCCCGCCGCATATCGGTGATATTCATCAGGCGCGTATTCTCGCCCTGCTCGGCGACTCGGTGACCACCGACCACATCTCCCCGGCCGGCAATATCAAAGCCGACAGCCCCGCCGGCCGCTACCTGCGTGAACAGTGGGTTGAGCCGATCGACTTCAACTCCTACGGTTCACGGCGCGGTAACCATCACGTGATGATGCGCGGTACCTTCGCCAACATCCGCATCCGCAACGAAATGCTCGGCGGCGAGGAAGGCGGCAACACCCTGCACGTACCAAGCGGCGAGCAACTGTCGATCTACGACGCGGCCATGCGCTATCAGGACGCCGGCACGCCGCTAGTGGTGATCGCCGGCAAGGAGTACGGCACCGGGTCTAGCCGCGACTGGGCCGCCAAGGGCACCAACCTGCTCGGCATCAAGGCGGTGATTGCCGAGAGTTTCGAGCGCATCCACCGCTCCAACCTGGTGGGCATGGGCGTATTGCCGTTGCAGTTCAAACCCGGACAGAGCCGTACAAGCCTGCGACTCACCGGCAAGGAGACCCTGACCATCGCTGGCCTCGACGGCGTAGAGCTGCATCCGGCAATGCCCCTGACCCTGGAGATTCACCGTGAGGACCACAGCCGCGAGAGCGTCGAAGTGCTGTGCCGCATCGACACCCTCAACGAAGTTGAATACTTCAAGGCCGGCGGCATCCTCCACTACGTACTGCGCCAGTTGATCGCCGCCCCGTGA
- a CDS encoding ATP-NAD kinase family protein translates to MGLFHIGLIINPLAGLGGPAGFKGSDGMAAQALALGVEAKAAQRTQTALEVLLPLRERLQFITFPGAMGADLLTDMGFAHRVVGDLPVGPSSASDTRKAVELLQEAQVALILFAGGDGTARDICAAAREGQPVLGIPAGVKIQSGVYAISPRAAGELTARLVAGGLVRLSSGEVRDIDESALREGRVTARWYGELTVPQEGGYVQQVKQGGVESEELVLGDLADWLQDSWETDVRYVFGPGSTLHGLAQNLGLQATLLGVDVVENGQLLATDVSEAQLFELVDGHPARLLVTAIGGQGHIIGRGNQQISPRVLRAIGLEHLRVIATKRKLGTLEGRPLLVDSGDVQLDDAFPDVVRVWAGYKEELLYPVGK, encoded by the coding sequence ATGGGGCTTTTCCATATTGGCTTGATTATCAATCCCTTGGCAGGGCTGGGCGGTCCGGCGGGGTTCAAGGGTAGCGACGGCATGGCGGCGCAAGCCTTGGCCTTGGGTGTTGAGGCCAAGGCGGCGCAGCGCACGCAAACGGCGCTGGAAGTGTTGCTGCCGCTGCGCGAACGCTTGCAGTTCATCACCTTCCCCGGAGCCATGGGCGCTGACTTACTGACTGATATGGGCTTTGCCCACCGTGTGGTCGGTGATCTGCCTGTGGGGCCCAGCAGTGCCAGCGATACCCGCAAGGCGGTTGAACTGCTGCAAGAGGCTCAGGTGGCCTTGATCCTCTTCGCCGGTGGCGATGGTACGGCGCGGGATATCTGTGCGGCCGCTCGCGAAGGTCAGCCGGTGCTGGGCATTCCGGCTGGAGTGAAAATCCAGTCGGGGGTGTATGCCATCAGCCCACGCGCCGCTGGCGAACTGACCGCACGCCTGGTTGCAGGCGGCCTGGTGCGCCTGAGCAGTGGCGAGGTGCGTGACATTGATGAAAGCGCCCTGCGTGAAGGCCGGGTGACCGCGCGCTGGTATGGCGAGCTGACGGTGCCGCAGGAAGGCGGCTATGTGCAGCAGGTCAAGCAGGGCGGCGTGGAGTCCGAAGAACTGGTACTGGGCGACCTGGCTGATTGGCTGCAGGACAGCTGGGAAACGGATGTGCGCTACGTCTTCGGCCCCGGTTCGACCCTGCATGGCCTGGCACAGAACCTGGGATTGCAGGCCACGCTGCTCGGCGTCGATGTGGTGGAGAATGGCCAGCTGCTGGCCACTGATGTCAGCGAGGCGCAGCTGTTTGAACTGGTCGATGGTCATCCAGCACGCCTGCTGGTGACGGCCATTGGCGGTCAGGGGCACATCATCGGCCGTGGCAATCAGCAGATCAGCCCACGGGTACTGCGCGCCATCGGCCTTGAGCATCTGCGGGTGATTGCCACCAAACGCAAACTCGGCACACTGGAAGGCCGCCCGCTGCTGGTGGACAGCGGCGACGTGCAACTCGACGATGCATTCCCTGATGTGGTGCGCGTATGGGCCGGTTATAAGGAAGAGCTGCTGTATCCGGTGGGTAAGTGA
- a CDS encoding thiol-disulfide oxidoreductase DCC family protein, translating to MTAQVPPPSIQNGERVLLFDGVCKLCSGWARFLIRHDPQQTIRLASMQSAEGQALLRWFALPTERFDSMLYVEAGVRYERSGALLRIIAQLPGYWRLLAWLRLIPRPLRDSCYNGIARNRYRLFGRYEHCLLPNADHARRFLHDD from the coding sequence ATGACCGCTCAAGTACCTCCGCCATCCATCCAGAACGGTGAGCGCGTGCTGCTGTTCGATGGCGTTTGCAAGCTGTGCAGTGGCTGGGCGCGTTTTTTGATTCGCCATGACCCGCAGCAAACAATTCGGCTAGCGAGTATGCAGTCCGCCGAAGGCCAGGCCTTATTACGCTGGTTTGCGCTGCCCACCGAGCGCTTTGACAGCATGCTCTATGTCGAAGCTGGCGTGCGCTACGAGCGCTCGGGGGCGTTGCTGCGCATCATCGCTCAACTTCCGGGTTACTGGCGCTTGCTGGCCTGGTTACGGCTGATTCCACGGCCGTTACGTGACTCCTGTTATAACGGCATTGCGCGCAACCGCTATCGCTTGTTCGGTCGCTATGAGCACTGCCTGCTGCCCAACGCTGACCATGCACGGCGCTTTCTGCATGACGACTGA
- a CDS encoding DUF3080 family protein codes for MNARLLLLITALVLCACTPDDDGLALQADYLKRLSNALDVEPAVNFDVAELVRYRLSARRERLIEIPELRISLLALLVDARHCPALQQQISQRNNSLGKQLTASSRLAYEGDLLRALDSCSEYLRKQEQEELRGTLEQLAQDKREQLPAVFWNALNASPEVERYLRFANQALPVGAPEDSAAQDALAQLAGIGSALPAVLPPSAAQLDPLFFALHASDQGGQLISSLASLTHSLNQASQMLESRQQQRPVCPTGRATERGRILQNIFVKYYAGSLQPYLAQADQRGQAWSDSLRRLARVAQVPNATRQYLERLSADEHSLWAGFQQATVRHVRSWQDLLNSCGLAPGQSGWNGNAANADQ; via the coding sequence ATGAACGCCCGCCTGCTACTTCTGATTACTGCACTTGTTCTGTGCGCCTGCACGCCAGACGATGATGGCTTAGCGCTGCAGGCCGATTACCTGAAGCGCCTGAGCAACGCCCTGGATGTCGAGCCGGCGGTCAATTTCGACGTTGCCGAGCTGGTTCGCTACCGTCTGTCGGCACGCCGCGAACGGCTTATCGAGATTCCCGAGTTACGCATCAGCCTGCTTGCACTGCTGGTTGACGCGCGTCACTGCCCTGCCCTGCAACAACAAATCAGCCAGCGCAACAACAGCCTGGGTAAACAACTGACGGCCAGCAGCCGACTGGCTTATGAAGGCGACCTGCTGCGCGCCCTCGACAGCTGTAGCGAATACTTGCGCAAGCAGGAGCAAGAGGAACTGCGCGGCACCCTGGAGCAACTCGCCCAGGACAAACGCGAGCAGCTGCCGGCAGTATTCTGGAATGCCTTGAATGCCAGCCCAGAGGTTGAGCGCTACCTGCGCTTTGCCAATCAGGCGTTGCCAGTCGGAGCGCCTGAAGATAGCGCGGCGCAGGATGCCCTGGCCCAGCTCGCGGGCATCGGCAGTGCTCTGCCCGCTGTTTTACCGCCAAGTGCCGCGCAGTTGGACCCGTTGTTTTTCGCCCTGCACGCCAGTGATCAAGGCGGTCAACTAATCAGCAGTTTGGCCAGCCTGACCCACAGCCTCAACCAGGCCAGCCAGATGCTGGAAAGCCGTCAGCAGCAAAGGCCCGTCTGCCCCACGGGAAGGGCCACAGAGCGCGGGCGGATTCTGCAAAACATCTTCGTCAAGTATTACGCTGGCAGCCTGCAGCCTTATCTGGCGCAGGCAGACCAGCGCGGCCAAGCCTGGAGTGACAGCCTGCGCCGCCTTGCTCGCGTGGCGCAGGTGCCGAACGCTACCCGCCAGTACCTCGAGCGCCTGAGTGCAGATGAGCACTCGTTATGGGCAGGTTTCCAACAAGCGACTGTGCGTCATGTGCGCAGCTGGCAAGACCTGCTCAACAGCTGCGGCCTTGCCCCTGGTCAGTCGGGATGGAACGGCAACGCCGCCAACGCCGACCAGTAA
- a CDS encoding MATE family efflux transporter: MLAQSRLQRTRTELCSLLKLATPIIIAQLANTAMGFVDTVMAGRVSPQDLAAVALGNSIWIPVFLLMTGILLATTPKVAQRFGSGAHSEIGPLVRQALWLALAVSIVAAVMLWNAEIILTLMNVDPVLIEPAMGYLRAVACGFPAVALYYVLRCFSDGLGHTRPSMVIGLCGLALNIPLNYIFIYGKLGLPAMGGVGCGWATGLVMVFMFVSMLWWVKWAPFYQSSKIFSHFENPHWPLLKRLLSVGLPIGIAVFAESSIFAVIALLIGGLGATVVAGHQIALNFSSMVFMIPYSLGMAATVRVGQALGRGEPREARFAAGVSMVAALGYACLSASLMLLLREDIAQIYTPDKTVIVVATTLLVYSALFQFSDAIQVTAAGALRGYQDTRVTMILTLFAYWGIGLPVGYVLGLTDWFGQPSGPSGLWQGLIVGLTCAGGMLALRLAGSARKRIRIAKMA; encoded by the coding sequence ATGCTTGCCCAATCCCGCCTGCAACGCACCCGCACTGAACTGTGCAGCCTGCTGAAGCTGGCAACGCCGATCATCATTGCCCAGCTGGCCAATACCGCCATGGGCTTCGTCGATACCGTGATGGCGGGCCGCGTCAGCCCGCAGGATCTGGCCGCCGTGGCGCTGGGCAACTCGATCTGGATACCGGTGTTTCTCTTGATGACCGGCATCCTGCTGGCCACCACCCCCAAGGTCGCGCAACGCTTCGGTTCCGGCGCGCATTCCGAGATCGGCCCTCTGGTGCGTCAGGCACTCTGGCTGGCTCTCGCCGTGAGTATCGTTGCCGCGGTGATGCTGTGGAACGCTGAAATCATCCTCACCCTAATGAATGTCGACCCGGTGCTGATCGAACCGGCCATGGGTTATCTGCGCGCCGTGGCCTGCGGTTTCCCGGCCGTGGCGCTGTATTACGTGCTGCGCTGCTTCAGTGACGGCCTGGGGCATACCCGACCGAGTATGGTCATTGGCCTGTGCGGCCTGGCGCTGAATATTCCGCTCAATTATATCTTTATCTACGGCAAGCTCGGACTGCCGGCCATGGGCGGCGTCGGCTGCGGCTGGGCCACGGGCCTGGTCATGGTGTTTATGTTTGTGAGCATGCTCTGGTGGGTAAAGTGGGCGCCGTTCTATCAGTCGAGCAAAATCTTTAGCCATTTTGAAAACCCGCATTGGCCGTTGCTCAAGCGCTTGTTGTCAGTAGGCCTGCCCATTGGCATTGCGGTGTTTGCCGAGTCGAGCATCTTCGCGGTGATTGCCTTGCTGATCGGTGGCCTGGGCGCCACCGTGGTGGCCGGTCACCAGATCGCCCTGAACTTCAGCTCCATGGTGTTTATGATCCCCTATTCCCTGGGCATGGCCGCCACCGTGCGGGTGGGCCAAGCGCTGGGCCGGGGCGAGCCACGGGAGGCGCGCTTTGCCGCTGGGGTGAGCATGGTGGCCGCGCTGGGTTATGCCTGCCTGTCGGCCAGCCTGATGTTGCTGCTGCGCGAAGATATTGCGCAGATCTATACGCCAGACAAAACCGTGATCGTAGTGGCCACCACCTTGTTGGTGTACTCGGCGCTGTTCCAGTTTTCCGACGCTATTCAGGTGACCGCTGCCGGCGCGCTGCGCGGCTATCAGGACACCCGAGTGACCATGATTCTGACTCTTTTCGCCTACTGGGGTATTGGCTTGCCGGTCGGCTACGTGCTGGGCCTGACCGACTGGTTTGGCCAGCCCAGTGGTCCCAGCGGGCTCTGGCAAGGCCTGATAGTCGGCTTGACCTGCGCCGGCGGCATGCTCGCATTACGCTTGGCCGGCAGCGCGCGCAAACGCATTCGAATCGCTAAAATGGCCTGA
- a CDS encoding gamma-glutamylcyclotransferase family protein produces the protein MDWYFAYGSNMNPARMQARGLTVLEAMPGRLPGYGLCFNKRAMDRAPGRAYANIRHARQGQVEGVLYRLQDAGEIAKLDHFEGTPIYYSRECLPVVTLQGVQPAWVYIANPAFREEGLLPSKDYLAHLLAGRELLSEAYWSALAALPFHPD, from the coding sequence ATGGATTGGTATTTTGCCTACGGTTCAAACATGAATCCGGCACGGATGCAGGCGCGCGGCCTGACGGTGCTTGAAGCGATGCCTGGCCGCCTGCCGGGCTATGGCTTGTGTTTCAACAAACGGGCGATGGACCGCGCGCCCGGCCGGGCCTACGCCAATATCCGTCACGCGCGCCAAGGGCAGGTGGAAGGCGTGCTCTATCGCCTGCAGGACGCTGGTGAAATCGCCAAGCTGGATCACTTCGAAGGCACGCCGATCTACTACAGCCGCGAGTGCTTGCCCGTTGTCACGCTACAGGGCGTGCAGCCGGCTTGGGTGTATATCGCCAACCCGGCCTTTCGCGAAGAGGGTTTGCTGCCCAGCAAGGACTATCTGGCGCATCTGCTGGCCGGCCGTGAGTTGCTCTCCGAGGCTTACTGGTCGGCGTTGGCGGCGTTGCCGTTCCATCCCGACTGA
- a CDS encoding PA1571 family protein: MHSSQQNPPKTTPMPVGGSVIDEQGREVPITEDMIQQACNALEKAQQQAAKRK, translated from the coding sequence ATGCACAGCTCGCAGCAGAACCCGCCAAAAACCACGCCAATGCCAGTCGGTGGCTCTGTCATCGACGAACAAGGCCGGGAAGTTCCGATCACCGAAGACATGATCCAACAGGCCTGCAATGCGCTGGAAAAAGCCCAACAGCAAGCGGCCAAGCGTAAGTAA
- the pdxB gene encoding 4-phosphoerythronate dehydrogenase PdxB produces MRIVADENIPLLDEFFAGFGEIQRLPGRGIDAAAVAEAELLLVRSVTRVDQALLQGSAVKFVGTCTIGTDHLDLDYFQQAGITWASAPGCNARGVVDYVLGSLLVLAEQQGADLASRTYGVIGAGQVGSRLVKVLRALGWRVLVCDPPRQAAEGGDFVSLQQVLDECDVISLHTPLERGGEHPTRHLFDQHRLSALKAGSWLINASRGAVVDNRALRELLLQRGDLQVVLDVWEGEPQVDVALAGLCRIATPHIGGYSLDGKLRGTAQIYQALCRHLKVAPSVELAQLMPAAWLSTLTLDGCADPAWALASICRAVYDPRRDDADFRRSLQGDAPSRRAAFDELRKHYPMRREIDGLKVCMQGDAPALGSLVQALGASLQQV; encoded by the coding sequence ATGCGAATTGTCGCGGACGAAAATATTCCACTGCTGGATGAGTTCTTTGCCGGCTTCGGTGAGATCCAACGGCTACCCGGTCGCGGCATTGATGCGGCCGCCGTTGCCGAGGCCGAGCTGCTATTGGTGCGCTCGGTGACGCGGGTTGATCAAGCCTTGCTGCAAGGCTCGGCGGTGAAATTTGTCGGCACCTGCACCATTGGCACTGACCACCTTGACCTCGACTATTTCCAGCAGGCGGGCATCACCTGGGCCAGTGCGCCGGGTTGCAACGCCCGTGGCGTGGTCGACTATGTGCTGGGCAGTTTGCTGGTGTTGGCCGAGCAGCAGGGCGCGGATCTGGCATCGCGCACTTATGGCGTCATCGGTGCCGGGCAGGTCGGTAGCCGGCTGGTCAAGGTGCTGCGCGCTCTGGGCTGGCGTGTACTGGTGTGCGACCCGCCACGGCAGGCTGCCGAGGGCGGTGATTTCGTCAGCCTGCAGCAGGTGCTGGATGAGTGTGATGTGATCAGCCTGCACACCCCGCTTGAGCGCGGCGGTGAGCACCCGACTCGTCATCTGTTTGATCAGCACCGTCTGTCTGCACTAAAAGCGGGCAGTTGGTTGATCAATGCCAGCCGTGGTGCGGTGGTGGATAACCGAGCGTTGCGCGAGTTGCTGCTACAACGCGGCGATCTGCAGGTGGTGTTGGACGTTTGGGAAGGTGAACCCCAGGTCGATGTTGCGCTGGCTGGCCTGTGCCGCATCGCTACGCCGCACATCGGCGGCTACAGCCTGGATGGCAAGCTGCGCGGTACTGCGCAGATCTATCAAGCGCTGTGCCGGCACCTCAAGGTTGCCCCCAGCGTTGAACTGGCGCAGCTGATGCCGGCCGCCTGGCTGAGTACGTTGACCCTAGATGGCTGTGCCGATCCGGCATGGGCCTTGGCCAGCATCTGCCGTGCGGTGTATGACCCGCGCCGCGATGATGCAGATTTCCGCCGTAGCTTGCAGGGTGATGCGCCGAGTCGGCGGGCTGCCTTTGACGAGCTGCGCAAGCATTACCCGATGCGACGGGAAATCGACGGGCTCAAGGTCTGTATGCAGGGTGATGCGCCGGCATTAGGCAGCCTGGTGCAGGCGTTGGGCGCGAGTTTGCAGCAGGTGTAA
- the tusA gene encoding sulfurtransferase TusA: MSLQTPVIPDDTLDATGLNCPEPVMMLHNKVRNLQAGGLLKVIATDPSTRRDIPKFCVFLGHELVEQAEDGTTYLYLIRKKLD, encoded by the coding sequence ATGTCTTTGCAAACCCCTGTGATTCCCGATGACACCCTCGACGCGACTGGGCTGAACTGCCCGGAGCCGGTGATGATGCTGCACAACAAAGTGCGCAACCTGCAGGCCGGTGGCCTGCTCAAGGTGATTGCCACCGATCCCTCGACGCGCCGCGACATTCCCAAGTTCTGCGTATTTTTGGGCCATGAGCTGGTCGAGCAGGCTGAGGACGGCACGACTTATCTGTATCTGATCCGCAAGAAGCTCGACTGA